One region of Streptomyces capillispiralis genomic DNA includes:
- a CDS encoding beta-galactosidase: MPDLSDATRGRILYGGDYNPEQWPEETWHEDVRLMKEAGVNSVTLGVFSWSKLEPQPGERDFGWLDRLMDLMHGNGVGVVLATPTASPPPWMGHLHPDTLPRDADGRTEWWGGRQHFSHSSATYRRYAAAVTEDLAARYGTHPALTMWHINNEYCTYDWGDEAAARFRAWLRHRYGTLDALNTAWGTAFWSQGYGDWAEVLPPRHAHYLRNPAQVLDFKRFTSDMLLECYTAERDIVRRHSPHLPVTTNFMPLWAGQDAWRWAEEEDVVSVDLYPDPRDPLGAQHGALVQDMTRSQARGPWMLMEQAAGPVNWRGVNHPKPRGLNRLWSLQAVARGADAVCYFQWRQSRQGAEKFHSGMVSHAGEQGRTYQEVRQLGADLARLSPHTAGTPLHAEVAVLHDWHSWWAGDQEARPSREVDYPAVLSAWHRALWQAHLTTDFAHPEHDLSAYRMVVVPQLYLLTDRAVDNLLAYVRGGGTLVCGFLTGIADGDDRVRPGGMDARLRDLFGIRTLHEWWPLEAGETVAYEGGPRGTLWSEELEPDGTADATFPYRGGELDGLPAVLRKGRAWYVSTLPEPRALRALLAGAAAGAGVRPVLDGLPDGVEAVRRGELLFLLNHGREPVTVTLPGTHRDLLTDTTTTGRVTLGRYGAAVLTP; the protein is encoded by the coding sequence ATGCCGGACCTGAGCGACGCCACCCGCGGCCGCATCCTCTACGGCGGCGACTACAACCCCGAGCAGTGGCCAGAGGAGACCTGGCACGAGGACGTCCGCCTGATGAAGGAGGCCGGCGTCAACTCCGTCACCCTCGGCGTCTTCTCCTGGTCGAAGCTCGAACCCCAACCCGGGGAACGGGACTTCGGCTGGCTGGACCGGCTGATGGACCTGATGCACGGCAACGGCGTCGGCGTCGTCCTCGCCACCCCGACCGCGTCCCCGCCGCCCTGGATGGGCCACCTCCACCCCGACACCCTGCCCCGCGACGCGGACGGCCGGACCGAGTGGTGGGGCGGCCGGCAGCACTTCTCGCACTCCAGCGCCACCTACCGCCGGTACGCCGCCGCCGTCACCGAGGACCTCGCCGCCCGCTACGGCACTCACCCGGCCCTCACGATGTGGCACATCAACAACGAGTACTGCACCTACGACTGGGGCGACGAGGCCGCCGCCCGCTTCCGCGCCTGGCTGCGCCACCGCTACGGCACCCTCGACGCCCTCAACACCGCCTGGGGCACCGCCTTCTGGAGCCAGGGCTACGGCGACTGGGCGGAGGTGCTGCCGCCCCGCCACGCCCACTACCTGAGGAACCCCGCACAGGTGCTGGACTTCAAGCGCTTCACCTCCGACATGCTCCTGGAGTGCTACACCGCCGAACGCGACATCGTCCGCCGGCACTCCCCGCACCTGCCGGTCACCACCAACTTCATGCCGCTGTGGGCGGGCCAGGACGCCTGGCGCTGGGCCGAGGAGGAGGACGTCGTCTCCGTCGACCTGTACCCGGACCCGCGCGACCCCCTCGGCGCGCAGCACGGCGCCCTGGTCCAGGACATGACCCGCTCCCAGGCGCGCGGCCCGTGGATGCTCATGGAGCAGGCGGCCGGACCGGTCAACTGGCGCGGGGTGAACCACCCCAAGCCGCGCGGCCTGAACCGCCTGTGGTCCCTCCAGGCCGTGGCCCGCGGCGCGGACGCCGTCTGCTACTTCCAGTGGCGCCAGTCCCGGCAGGGCGCGGAGAAGTTCCACTCCGGGATGGTCTCCCACGCGGGGGAGCAGGGGCGTACGTACCAGGAGGTCAGGCAACTCGGCGCGGACCTGGCCCGGCTGTCCCCGCACACCGCGGGCACCCCCCTGCACGCCGAGGTCGCCGTGCTGCACGACTGGCACTCCTGGTGGGCCGGCGACCAGGAGGCCCGTCCCTCGCGCGAGGTCGACTACCCGGCGGTGCTGAGCGCCTGGCACCGCGCGCTCTGGCAGGCCCACCTCACCACCGACTTCGCCCACCCCGAACACGACCTGTCCGCCTACCGCATGGTCGTCGTCCCGCAGCTGTACCTCCTCACCGACCGGGCCGTCGACAACCTGCTGGCGTACGTGCGCGGCGGCGGCACCCTGGTCTGCGGCTTCCTGACCGGCATCGCCGACGGGGACGACCGGGTGCGGCCCGGCGGCATGGACGCCCGGCTGCGCGACCTCTTCGGCATCCGCACCCTGCACGAGTGGTGGCCGCTGGAGGCGGGGGAGACCGTCGCGTACGAGGGCGGCCCGCGCGGCACCCTGTGGTCGGAGGAACTCGAACCGGACGGCACCGCCGACGCGACCTTCCCCTACCGGGGCGGGGAACTCGACGGACTGCCCGCCGTGCTGCGCAAGGGCCGCGCCTGGTACGTCTCCACGCTCCCCGAACCGCGGGCGCTGCGCGCCCTGCTGGCCGGCGCCGCCGCCGGCGCAGGGGTCCGGCCGGTGCTCGACGGGCTCCCGGACGGTGTGGAGGCGGTGCGCCGGGGCGAGCTGCTGTTCCTGCTCAACCACGGCCGTGAGCCGGTCACCGTCACGCTTCCGGGCACCCACCGCGACCTGCTGACGGACACGACCACGACCGGCCGGGTCACCCTCGGCCGCTACGGAGCGGCGGTGCTGACGCCATGA
- a CDS encoding sialidase family protein, giving the protein MFASPSRRAVLAGAAAVAAVAGVPVLTGRASAAGSSAYRWRNVVIGGTGFITGVLFHPSVRGLAYARTDIGGAYRWDDRAGRWIPLLDHIGWDDWNLLGVEAMAVDPAHPDRLYLACGTYAQAWAGDGAVLRSEDRGATWLRTDLTVKLGANEDGRGTGERLLVDPRDSDTLWLGTRHDGLLRSADRGATWAPVSGFPATASATGQGVTLLVAAGRTVYAGWGDGDDAHLFRTLDGTTWEAVPGQPSGPSARVPIRAAYDRHTRELYVTYADAPGPNGQSDGSVHRLRTGSGEWTDVTPARPDGAGDTFGYGGVAVDARRPGTVVVSTNNRWAAVDTLYRSTDGGRTWRSLKDTAVLDVTETPYLAWGEDAPKFGWWIQALALDPYDSGHLVYGTGATLYGTRDLRHWAPQVRGLEEASVTQLISPPAGRAHLISGSRDIGVMYHERLTASPAGGMATNPVSGSATGLAQAARRPAYIVRAGWGEHGNGAYSTDGGRTWAPFAAQPALAKDAPGPIAVGADGGVLLWSFVHWDGTRHPAHRSADNGTTWSEVPSFPKGATPVADPVDPALFYAYDTGTGTLLASTDGGRSFTARATGLPSGDSQFELVAAPGRTGDLWLSTKGNGLYRSTDGGVTFTGVDSCRAAHTLGFGRAADGAAYPAVYLVGSTGTVTAVYRSDDEARTWVRINDDAHQWGWTGETITGDPRVYGRVYLATNGRGIQYGEPV; this is encoded by the coding sequence ATGTTCGCGTCTCCCAGCCGGCGTGCCGTTCTTGCAGGAGCGGCGGCCGTCGCCGCTGTCGCCGGTGTTCCCGTCCTCACCGGCCGGGCGTCGGCCGCCGGGTCCTCCGCCTACCGGTGGCGCAACGTCGTCATCGGCGGCACCGGGTTCATCACCGGCGTGCTCTTCCACCCCTCCGTGCGCGGGCTCGCCTACGCCCGGACCGACATCGGCGGCGCCTACCGCTGGGACGACCGGGCCGGCCGCTGGATCCCGCTGCTCGACCACATCGGCTGGGACGACTGGAACCTGCTCGGCGTCGAGGCGATGGCGGTCGACCCCGCCCACCCGGACCGGCTCTACCTGGCCTGCGGCACCTACGCCCAGGCGTGGGCGGGCGACGGCGCGGTGCTGCGCTCGGAGGACCGCGGGGCCACCTGGCTGCGCACCGACCTCACCGTGAAGCTCGGCGCCAACGAGGACGGCCGGGGCACCGGCGAGCGGCTGCTCGTCGACCCGCGCGACAGCGACACCCTGTGGCTGGGCACCCGGCACGACGGACTGCTCAGATCGGCCGACCGGGGCGCCACCTGGGCCCCGGTGAGCGGATTCCCGGCCACCGCCTCCGCCACCGGCCAGGGCGTCACGCTCCTGGTCGCCGCCGGACGCACCGTCTACGCCGGCTGGGGCGACGGCGACGACGCGCACCTGTTCCGCACCCTCGACGGCACCACCTGGGAGGCGGTCCCCGGTCAGCCGTCCGGCCCCTCCGCGCGGGTACCGATCCGCGCCGCGTACGACCGGCACACCCGCGAGCTGTACGTCACCTACGCCGACGCGCCCGGCCCCAACGGCCAGTCGGACGGCAGCGTGCACCGACTGCGCACCGGCAGCGGCGAGTGGACCGACGTCACCCCGGCGCGGCCGGACGGGGCGGGCGACACCTTCGGGTACGGCGGTGTCGCCGTCGACGCCCGCCGCCCCGGCACCGTCGTGGTCTCCACCAACAACCGCTGGGCGGCGGTCGACACGCTGTACCGGTCCACCGACGGCGGCCGCACCTGGCGCTCGCTGAAGGACACCGCCGTGCTCGACGTGACCGAGACGCCGTACCTCGCCTGGGGCGAGGACGCGCCCAAGTTCGGCTGGTGGATCCAGGCCCTCGCCCTCGACCCGTACGACTCCGGGCACCTCGTGTACGGCACCGGCGCCACCCTCTACGGCACCCGGGACCTGCGGCACTGGGCGCCGCAGGTCCGCGGTCTTGAGGAGGCGTCGGTGACCCAGCTGATCTCACCCCCGGCCGGAAGGGCGCACCTGATCAGCGGGTCGCGGGACATCGGCGTGATGTACCACGAGCGGCTCACCGCGTCCCCTGCCGGCGGCATGGCGACGAACCCCGTGTCCGGTTCGGCCACGGGACTCGCGCAGGCGGCGCGCAGACCGGCGTACATCGTCCGGGCGGGCTGGGGCGAGCACGGCAACGGCGCGTACTCGACCGACGGCGGACGCACCTGGGCGCCCTTCGCCGCCCAGCCCGCCCTCGCCAAGGACGCCCCGGGGCCGATCGCCGTCGGCGCCGACGGCGGCGTGCTGCTGTGGTCCTTCGTGCACTGGGACGGCACCCGCCACCCGGCCCACCGGTCGGCCGACAACGGCACCACCTGGTCCGAGGTCCCCTCCTTCCCCAAGGGCGCCACACCGGTCGCCGACCCGGTCGACCCGGCGCTCTTCTACGCGTACGACACCGGCACGGGAACCCTCCTCGCCAGCACGGACGGCGGCCGCTCCTTCACCGCCCGGGCGACCGGACTGCCCTCCGGCGACAGCCAGTTCGAGTTGGTCGCGGCGCCCGGCCGCACCGGCGACCTGTGGCTGAGCACCAAGGGGAACGGGCTGTACCGCTCCACCGACGGCGGTGTCACCTTCACCGGGGTGGACAGCTGCCGCGCCGCCCACACCCTCGGCTTCGGCAGGGCCGCCGACGGCGCCGCCTACCCCGCGGTCTACCTGGTCGGCTCGACGGGCACGGTCACCGCCGTGTACCGCTCCGACGACGAGGCGCGGACCTGGGTCCGGATCAACGACGACGCCCACCAGTGGGGCTGGACCGGCGAGACCATCACCGGCGACCCCCGCGTGTACGGCCGGGTCTACCTCGCCACCAACGGGCGCGGCATCCAGTACGGGGAGCCCGTCTGA
- a CDS encoding ABC transporter permease codes for MSHSTVPRTDTEAEAKENPPAAHGAAGAPRKRRAGKLGLRARFRRDRVLLLMTLPAVLLVLVFNYVPILGNVVAFQEYDPYISDNGVVSILHSPWVGLENFQRIFEDSAFWNAVRNTLVLFFLQLVLYFPIPILLALLINSVVRPRVRAIAQAVLYLPHFFSWVLVIAVFQQLFGGAGILSQLLRAHGYDGLDIMTDPGTFKFLVTAESVWKDAGWGIIVFLAALASVSPDLYEAAAMDGAGRWRRMWHVTLPALRPVIALLLVLRVGDALTVGFEQILLQRDAVGPGAAEVLDTFVWWNGVRNQDFGYAAAAGLVKGVISLGLVLAANKVAHLMGEQGVYKK; via the coding sequence GTGTCCCACAGCACGGTGCCTCGGACCGACACCGAGGCCGAAGCGAAGGAGAACCCCCCGGCCGCGCACGGCGCCGCCGGGGCCCCGAGGAAACGACGCGCCGGGAAACTCGGCCTGCGGGCGCGGTTCCGACGCGACCGCGTCCTGCTGCTGATGACGCTGCCGGCCGTGCTGCTGGTGCTGGTCTTCAACTACGTGCCGATCCTCGGCAACGTCGTCGCGTTCCAGGAGTACGACCCCTACATCAGCGACAACGGCGTCGTCTCCATCCTGCACAGCCCCTGGGTGGGCCTGGAGAACTTCCAGCGGATCTTCGAGGACTCCGCGTTCTGGAACGCGGTGCGGAACACACTGGTGCTGTTCTTCCTCCAGCTGGTGCTGTACTTCCCGATCCCCATCCTGCTCGCGCTGCTCATCAACAGCGTGGTCAGGCCCCGCGTGCGGGCGATCGCGCAGGCCGTGCTCTACCTGCCGCACTTCTTCTCGTGGGTGCTGGTCATCGCCGTCTTCCAGCAGCTCTTCGGCGGCGCGGGGATCCTGTCGCAGCTGCTGCGCGCGCACGGCTACGACGGCCTCGACATCATGACCGACCCCGGGACCTTCAAGTTCCTGGTCACCGCGGAGAGCGTCTGGAAGGACGCGGGCTGGGGCATCATCGTCTTCCTCGCCGCCCTCGCCTCGGTCAGCCCCGACCTGTACGAGGCCGCCGCGATGGACGGCGCCGGACGCTGGCGCCGGATGTGGCACGTCACGCTGCCCGCGCTGCGCCCGGTGATCGCCCTGCTGCTGGTGCTGCGGGTCGGCGACGCGCTCACCGTCGGCTTCGAGCAGATCCTGCTGCAACGCGACGCCGTGGGACCGGGCGCCGCCGAGGTGCTGGACACCTTCGTGTGGTGGAACGGCGTACGCAACCAGGACTTCGGTTACGCCGCCGCGGCGGGACTGGTCAAGGGCGTCATCAGCCTCGGCCTGGTCCTGGCGGCGAACAAGGTGGCCCATCTCATGGGCGAGCAGGGGGTGTACAAGAAGTGA
- a CDS encoding glycoside hydrolase family 3 C-terminal domain-containing protein → MTAQTPPTPPFRDPDLPFAKRIDDLLSRLTLDEKIGFLHQFAPAVERLGVAAFRTGQEALHGVAWMGPATVFPQAVGLGATWNPELVRRVGEAVSREARAMRARDERVGLNVWSPTVNLLRHPLWGRNEEGYSEDPGLTSAIATAYTRGLRGDHPVYWRTAPVLKHWLAHNNETDRDTSSSSVRPRVLHEYDLRAFRDTVEAGATAGVMPAYNLVNGRPNHVSPHLREQLRTWTEQDLLVCSDAGAPSNLVDSEHYFATHEEATAAALRAGVDSFTDHGTDSSKIVARVRGAFEQGLLTEADIDTAVRRQLSVRFRLGEFDPGADPYAGERDFDTPEHRALAQEAAEQAVVLLKNDDLLPLAPGTRVAVVGLLADECKLDWYSGSLLHRSTPLEGLRERFGAERVEFAEGVDRVLLKTSAGTFLHVPPAPDTPGAARGTEGALDPALVAGRTDLPPLTAGAAGTELALADWGEGVLTLRAPDGRYLSVAEDGYVRASADQPGGWIVQETFRLEPHGDGHLLRHVGTGRHVQVAADGVKVAEGDPEVFELVVAERGEDAVTRAAGRADVVVVVAGNDPHINGRETEDRTTLRLPAQQELLLRAARAANPDTVLVLVSAYPYAVDPADLPAMLWTAHGGQATGTALARVLAGDVSPAGRLPQTWYADDADLPGLLDYDVIGGRQTYLYFEGTPLFPFGHGRSYASFSYGELTARVAGSAVRVAFTVTNTGAVTADEVPQLYARAVDPSVPRPRRELLAHRRVTLAPGESTGLSFELPLSAFAFWDVAAGRWRVEPGPYELLAGASSEDVRLRVTVTLDGEPTVPRPVLERGLAAVDFDEQSGTEIVDLTREAGDAVTAVAGKDGELLFRRCDFGGGVREVSVAVSGGGAVELSLDGGPAFALLSPREPTPGPYDYVTLTAPVTAAVAGVHDVRLRLRGPLRVARAGFSG, encoded by the coding sequence GTGACCGCACAAACGCCGCCTACGCCGCCTTTCCGCGATCCGGACCTGCCGTTCGCGAAGCGCATCGACGACCTTCTGTCGCGGCTCACCCTCGACGAGAAGATCGGATTTCTGCACCAGTTCGCGCCGGCCGTGGAGCGTCTGGGCGTCGCCGCCTTCCGCACCGGCCAGGAGGCCCTGCACGGCGTCGCCTGGATGGGCCCGGCGACGGTGTTCCCCCAGGCCGTCGGCCTCGGCGCGACCTGGAACCCGGAGCTGGTGCGCCGGGTGGGCGAGGCGGTGTCGCGGGAGGCCCGGGCGATGCGCGCCCGGGACGAGCGCGTCGGCCTCAACGTCTGGTCCCCGACCGTGAACCTGCTGCGCCACCCGCTGTGGGGGCGCAACGAGGAGGGCTACTCGGAGGACCCCGGGCTCACCTCGGCGATCGCCACCGCCTACACCCGCGGTCTGCGCGGCGACCACCCCGTGTACTGGCGCACCGCGCCCGTCCTCAAGCACTGGCTGGCGCACAACAACGAGACGGACCGCGACACCTCCTCCAGCTCGGTCCGCCCGCGCGTGCTGCACGAGTACGACCTGCGCGCCTTCCGCGACACCGTCGAGGCGGGCGCCACGGCCGGGGTGATGCCGGCGTACAACCTGGTCAACGGCCGCCCGAACCACGTCTCGCCCCATCTGCGGGAGCAGTTGCGCACCTGGACCGAACAGGACCTGCTGGTCTGCTCGGACGCCGGCGCGCCGTCCAACCTGGTCGACTCCGAGCACTACTTCGCCACGCACGAGGAGGCCACCGCGGCCGCCCTGCGCGCCGGTGTCGACAGCTTCACCGACCACGGCACGGACAGCTCGAAGATCGTCGCCCGCGTCAGGGGGGCCTTCGAGCAGGGGCTGCTGACGGAGGCCGACATCGACACGGCCGTCCGCCGCCAGCTCTCGGTGCGCTTCCGGCTCGGCGAGTTCGACCCGGGCGCGGACCCGTACGCGGGGGAACGGGACTTCGACACCCCGGAGCACCGGGCGCTCGCGCAGGAGGCCGCCGAGCAGGCGGTCGTCCTGCTCAAGAACGACGACCTGCTGCCGCTCGCCCCGGGCACCCGCGTCGCGGTCGTCGGACTGCTCGCCGACGAGTGCAAGCTCGACTGGTACAGCGGCAGCCTCCTCCACCGCTCCACCCCGCTGGAGGGTCTCCGCGAGCGCTTCGGCGCCGAGCGCGTGGAGTTCGCGGAGGGTGTGGACCGCGTGCTGCTCAAGACCTCCGCCGGTACGTTCCTGCACGTGCCGCCCGCGCCCGACACCCCCGGGGCGGCACGCGGCACCGAGGGCGCCCTCGACCCGGCGCTGGTCGCGGGCCGCACCGACCTGCCGCCGCTGACCGCCGGGGCGGCCGGCACCGAACTGGCCCTGGCCGACTGGGGCGAGGGCGTGCTCACCCTGCGGGCTCCCGACGGCCGCTACCTCTCGGTCGCCGAGGACGGCTACGTCCGCGCCTCCGCCGACCAGCCGGGCGGCTGGATCGTGCAGGAGACGTTCCGGCTGGAACCGCACGGGGACGGTCACCTCCTCAGGCACGTGGGAACGGGACGCCATGTGCAGGTAGCCGCCGACGGCGTGAAGGTTGCCGAGGGGGATCCCGAGGTCTTCGAGCTGGTCGTCGCCGAGCGCGGGGAGGACGCGGTGACCCGCGCCGCGGGCCGGGCCGACGTGGTCGTGGTGGTCGCGGGCAACGACCCGCACATCAACGGGCGGGAGACCGAGGACCGTACAACGCTGCGGCTGCCCGCCCAGCAGGAGCTGCTGCTGCGCGCGGCCCGCGCCGCCAACCCGGACACGGTGCTGGTGCTGGTCTCCGCCTATCCCTACGCGGTGGATCCGGCGGACCTGCCGGCGATGCTCTGGACCGCGCACGGCGGACAGGCCACGGGCACCGCCCTGGCCCGGGTGCTCGCCGGCGACGTCTCCCCCGCCGGGCGGCTGCCGCAGACCTGGTACGCCGACGACGCCGACCTGCCCGGCCTCCTCGACTACGACGTGATCGGCGGCCGCCAGACCTACCTGTACTTCGAGGGCACACCACTGTTCCCGTTCGGGCACGGCCGGTCCTACGCGTCCTTCTCCTACGGGGAGCTGACGGCCCGGGTCGCCGGCTCGGCGGTGCGCGTCGCCTTCACCGTCACCAACACCGGCGCGGTCACCGCGGACGAGGTGCCCCAGCTCTACGCCCGGGCCGTCGACCCCTCGGTCCCGCGTCCGCGCCGCGAGCTGCTGGCGCACCGGCGGGTGACGCTGGCGCCCGGGGAGAGCACCGGGCTGTCCTTCGAACTCCCGCTGTCCGCGTTCGCGTTCTGGGACGTCGCGGCCGGCCGGTGGCGCGTGGAGCCGGGACCGTACGAGCTGCTGGCGGGCGCCTCCAGCGAGGACGTACGGCTGCGGGTCACCGTCACGCTGGACGGTGAGCCCACCGTCCCGCGCCCCGTGCTGGAACGCGGCCTGGCCGCCGTCGACTTCGACGAGCAGAGCGGCACCGAGATCGTCGACCTGACCAGGGAGGCGGGTGACGCGGTCACCGCCGTGGCCGGGAAGGACGGCGAACTCCTCTTCCGGCGCTGCGACTTCGGCGGCGGTGTGCGCGAGGTGAGCGTGGCGGTGTCCGGCGGGGGCGCGGTCGAGCTGTCCCTGGACGGCGGCCCGGCGTTCGCCCTGCTGTCGCCGCGGGAACCCACGCCCGGCCCGTACGACTACGTCACGCTCACCGCGCCCGTCACCGCCGCCGTGGCCGGCGTGCACGACGTGCGCCTGCGGCTGCGCGGCCCGCTGCGGGTCGCGCGGGCCGGCTTCTCCGGTTGA
- a CDS encoding carbohydrate ABC transporter permease, whose product MTAVIDEPARTSGRWAAPPRPAWEEPPGRAGLAGKGLVLFLACLAILFPLWIVVVTSLSSRRAIDEAGGLVVIPKSITFVAYQELLSGGQVTRAAVISVLVTAVGTLFSMAVSVLCAYGLSRSGSLGHRWILMLLLATMFFSAGLIPTYLLVQSLGLTDSYLALILPSAISVFNILVLRGFFMNISQELIDSARIDGAGDVRILWQIVMPLSRAVIAVITLFYAVGYWSAWFNASLYLNDQDMLPLQNVMIQLVQKQEAPVGLGQAIKTGELSGLAVQMAVMVMALLPVAVLSPFVQKHFKKGMLTGAVKG is encoded by the coding sequence GTGACCGCCGTCATCGACGAACCCGCGCGCACCTCCGGCCGGTGGGCGGCCCCGCCCCGGCCGGCGTGGGAGGAACCGCCCGGCCGGGCCGGACTGGCCGGCAAGGGACTGGTGCTGTTCCTCGCCTGCCTGGCGATCCTCTTCCCGCTCTGGATCGTCGTCGTCACCAGCCTGTCCTCACGCCGGGCCATCGACGAGGCCGGCGGGCTGGTGGTGATCCCCAAGAGCATCACCTTCGTCGCCTACCAGGAACTGCTCAGCGGCGGCCAGGTCACCCGCGCCGCGGTCATCAGCGTCCTGGTCACGGCCGTCGGCACGCTGTTCTCCATGGCGGTGTCCGTGCTGTGCGCCTACGGCCTGTCCCGCAGCGGCTCCCTCGGCCACCGCTGGATCCTGATGCTGCTGCTGGCCACCATGTTCTTCAGCGCCGGGCTCATCCCCACCTACCTGCTGGTGCAGTCGCTCGGCCTGACGGACAGCTACCTGGCGCTGATCCTGCCCAGCGCGATCAGCGTCTTCAACATCCTGGTCCTGCGCGGGTTCTTCATGAACATCTCGCAGGAACTGATCGACAGCGCCCGCATCGACGGGGCCGGCGACGTGCGGATCCTGTGGCAGATCGTCATGCCGCTGTCCCGCGCGGTGATCGCGGTGATCACGCTCTTCTACGCCGTCGGGTACTGGAGCGCCTGGTTCAACGCGTCCCTGTACCTGAACGACCAGGACATGCTGCCGCTGCAGAACGTCATGATCCAGCTGGTGCAGAAGCAGGAGGCCCCGGTCGGGCTCGGCCAGGCGATCAAGACGGGGGAGCTGTCGGGGCTGGCCGTGCAGATGGCCGTCATGGTGATGGCGCTGCTGCCGGTGGCCGTGCTGTCGCCGTTCGTCCAGAAGCACTTCAAGAAGGGCATGCTCACCGGCGCGGTGAAGGGCTGA
- a CDS encoding extracellular solute-binding protein, whose product MTPNAASHSSGPSRRSFLASTAVATAAVAGGMPLLAACGGSDGGSRDGTTSGKDAKKLLPAYVASNVVTPDIPSKNGSAVGFTSKLDLADLKTSVPEKLGKGSKVTVMSPFWGSPPKDGNAYYRAMNDLIGVDVVWQNQDGNTYDQKLGAVLASSNVPDVVVVPGWNMTGKIPSAIIGKFADLGPYLSGDAVKDYPNLAAIPTDAWQRSIFGGELRGLPMPSSYVTGIVPLYRQDVFEKEGYEVPRSCDEFLALAKDATNAKAKRWACLDMKWTAFNAFGVLSGEEKSLGWNEVDGKLVYRIETEEYLEALEWTRKLFAAGVVHPDARLGKSNATDPGPKFAAGEFLIYNQDSSQWWSRTAEQVTQNPEFKIWGMDVFGHDGGDPTLWAKNPAGIFAFVNKKASEAVIRDVLAVANVTAAPYGTKEYMATNYGVEGTHYTVEDGVPTKTDQGNIDVMNAYVMVASPAPTIAHPDYPEVARGQVEWQQRMGGFTRKSAFYGMQITEPARYTNLSNDFEQLEDDIVRGRKKIADMQQAVADWKSKGGDELRDWYRKILDENGPAAG is encoded by the coding sequence ATGACGCCGAACGCCGCCTCCCACTCCTCCGGGCCGAGCCGGAGAAGCTTCCTCGCCTCCACGGCGGTCGCCACCGCGGCGGTGGCGGGAGGGATGCCGCTGCTCGCCGCGTGCGGTGGGTCGGACGGAGGCTCGCGGGACGGCACCACGTCGGGCAAGGACGCCAAGAAGCTGCTGCCGGCGTACGTGGCGAGCAACGTCGTCACGCCCGACATCCCCAGCAAGAACGGTTCCGCGGTCGGCTTCACGAGCAAGCTCGACCTGGCGGACCTGAAGACGTCGGTGCCCGAGAAGCTCGGCAAGGGCAGCAAGGTCACCGTCATGTCGCCGTTCTGGGGCTCCCCACCCAAGGACGGCAACGCCTACTACAGGGCGATGAACGACCTCATCGGCGTGGACGTGGTCTGGCAGAACCAGGACGGCAACACCTACGACCAGAAGCTCGGCGCGGTCCTCGCCTCCAGCAACGTGCCCGACGTGGTCGTCGTGCCCGGCTGGAACATGACGGGCAAGATACCCAGCGCCATCATCGGCAAGTTCGCCGACCTCGGCCCGTACCTGTCCGGCGACGCGGTCAAGGACTACCCGAACCTCGCGGCCATCCCCACCGACGCCTGGCAGCGGTCCATCTTCGGCGGCGAACTGCGCGGCCTGCCCATGCCGTCCTCCTACGTCACCGGCATCGTGCCGCTGTACCGCCAGGACGTCTTCGAGAAGGAGGGCTACGAAGTCCCCCGCTCGTGCGACGAGTTCCTGGCGCTGGCCAAGGACGCCACCAACGCCAAGGCCAAGCGCTGGGCCTGCCTCGACATGAAGTGGACCGCCTTCAACGCCTTCGGCGTGCTCTCCGGCGAGGAGAAGTCGCTCGGCTGGAACGAGGTCGACGGCAAGCTGGTCTACCGCATCGAGACCGAGGAGTACCTCGAGGCCCTGGAGTGGACGCGCAAGCTGTTCGCCGCCGGGGTCGTGCACCCCGACGCCAGACTGGGCAAGAGCAACGCCACCGACCCCGGCCCCAAGTTCGCGGCCGGCGAGTTCCTGATCTACAACCAGGACTCCTCGCAGTGGTGGAGCCGCACCGCCGAACAGGTCACCCAGAACCCGGAGTTCAAGATCTGGGGCATGGACGTCTTCGGCCACGACGGCGGCGACCCCACCCTGTGGGCCAAGAACCCGGCCGGCATCTTCGCCTTCGTCAACAAGAAGGCGTCGGAGGCCGTCATCCGTGACGTGCTGGCCGTCGCCAACGTCACCGCCGCGCCGTACGGCACCAAGGAGTACATGGCCACCAACTACGGCGTGGAGGGCACCCACTACACCGTCGAGGACGGCGTGCCCACCAAGACCGACCAGGGCAACATCGACGTGATGAACGCCTACGTGATGGTCGCGAGCCCCGCCCCGACCATCGCCCACCCCGACTACCCCGAGGTCGCCCGGGGCCAGGTGGAATGGCAGCAGCGGATGGGCGGCTTCACCAGGAAGTCGGCCTTCTACGGCATGCAGATCACCGAGCCCGCCCGCTACACCAACCTCTCCAACGACTTCGAGCAGCTGGAGGACGACATCGTCCGGGGCCGCAAGAAGATCGCCGACATGCAGCAGGCCGTCGCCGACTGGAAGAGCAAGGGCGGCGACGAACTGCGCGACTGGTACCGGAAGATCCTCGACGAGAACGGTCCGGCGGCCGGCTGA